Part of the Microbulbifer salipaludis genome is shown below.
GCGATATCCCCCTGCCCAGCGATGTGGTCACCGGCAAGGCGTTCAGTGAGTCCGCAGCGGCGGAAACCAAAGCCGCTGACGCGGTTGCCGAAGACGACATGATTTTCGATATCGGCCCGGATTCGTCTGCGGCGCTGGCGGAAATCCTGAAGAGCGCCAAGACCATTATCTGGAATGGCCCGGTGGGTGTGTTTGAATTTGATCAGTTCGGTGGCGGCACCGAGCGCCTGTCCAGGGCAATTGCCGATAGTGACGCTTTCTCCATCGCTGGCGGTGGTGACACCCTGGCGGCCGTGGACAAGTACGGCATTGCCGAGCAGGTTTCCTATATTTCTACTGGGGGTGGTGCTTTCCTCGAGTACGTGGAAGGCAAAGTACTGCCGGCGGTCGCCATGCTGGAAAGCCGCGCCAACGACTAAGTGTGTGGCAGGTGGCGCCTGCGGGCGCCACCTCGCTAGCGGCCTGCGGTTTTGATGTTGTTTTTGATGTTGTAGATACGGATGTAGATACGGATGTAGATACCGAGGTACCCAGAAAGCAGTACCCGATTAAAAAAAGAGATGCGACCGGGCCCCGCTCAGGAATCGCACGCACATGCAGTACCAAATACCAATTTTATATCGACGAGAAAGGGTTTTTTCATGGCTTTAATCAGCTTGCGTCAGCTGCTGGATCACGCGGCCGAACACGGCTACGGCGTGCCGGCGTTCAACGTCAACAACCTGGAGCAGATGCGCGCGATCATGGAGGCGGCCGATGAAACCGACTCCCCGGTGATCGTCCAGGCCTCTGCCGGTGCCCGTAAATATGCCGGTGCACCTTTCCTGCGCCACCTGATCCTGGCTGCGGTGGAAGAATTTCCGCACATCCCGGTGGTGATGCACCAGGACCACGGCACCAGTCCTGCCGTTTGCCAGCGCTCCCTGCAGCTGGGCTTCAGCTCGGTGATGATGGACGGCTCGCTGATGGAAGATGGCAAAACCCCATCCTCTTACGAGTACAACGTGGACGTAACTCGGCGCGCTGTCGAGATGGCCCACGCCTGTGGCGCGTCTGTCGAGGGCGAGTTGGGTTGCCTGGGCTCGCTGGAAACCGGTATGGCTGGTGAGGAAGACGGTGTTGGTGCCGAGGGCAAGCTGTCCCACGACCAGCTGCTGACCGACCCGGAAGAAGCCGCGGATTTCGTTAAGCAGACCCAGGTGGACGCCCTCGCTATTGCCTGCGGTACCAGCCACGGCGCCTACAAGTTCACCCGTCCGCCTACCGGGGACATTCTTGCCATCGATCGCATCAAGGAAATCCACGCGCGCATCCCGGATACCCATCTGGTGATGCACGGGTCCTCCTCGGTACCCCAGGAGTGGCTGAAGGTCATCAACGAGTTCGGTGGCGAGATTCCGGAAACCTACGGCGTGCCCGTCGAGCAGATCTGCGAGGGCATCAAGCACGGCGTGCGCAAGGTCAACATCGATACCGACCTGCGTCTCGCGTCCACCGGTGCGGTGCGTCGCTTCCTGGCCCAGAACCCGGCGGAGTTCGACCCGCGCAAGTTCCTCAAGGCCACTACCCAGGCAATGAAAGATATCTGCCTGGCCCGCTATGAGTCCTTTGGTACCGCCGGCAACGCGAGCAAGATCAAGCCCATTAGCCTGGAGGCCATGTACCAGCGCTATGAGAAGGGTGAGCTGGTGCCCAAGATTAATTGACGGGTATGTCTAAAATTTACTGCGCGTGCGCCGGGCGGCGTCCGCGCTGCGATTTTAGAGCTCCCCCGGTTTTCGGGGATGTAGCAAAAGGGTGAACTTCGGTTCGCCCTTTTTCGTTTTAAAATGCAGTACCATTGGGTCATGGATCTGCTGAAAGACTTTAATGCTATCGAGCCCACGCCGGTCATTCGCCGGCCGGATTACTCGGCGCTGCGCAAGGAATTGCCCGCGCTGGACTTTGCCTGTGATCAGCCCCTTCCCGGGTCGGTGGCCTCCTACCGTACTTATTACCACCTGAATTTTGACGAAGCCGCGGGCACCGGCATCGGCACCTTCAAGGCCGCCGGATTCGAACTGGTTGCCCAGTACTGGCTGGTGGCCGAGCCCCGGGGCACCCTGTTTATCTGCCACGGTTATTTCGATCACACTGGTATTTACGGCGCTGCCATCCGGTATGGGCTGCAGCGCGGTTTCAATGTGGTTGCGGTGGACTTTCCCGGGCACGGGCTTTCCAGTGGCGAGCCGGTGGCCATCGATACCTTTCTGCAGTATCGGGAAGTGCTGGAGGCGTTGCTGCGCCGGGCGCAGGGCAAGGTGCCCGAGCCCTGGCATGGGCTGGGGCAGAGCACCGGCGGTGCGACGCTGCTGAGTTATTTACAGTTCAGCCTGTGGCAGCCCTTCGACAAAATCATGCTGCTGGCACCACTGGTACGGCCCGCCAACTGGCATCTGCGCAAGTGGATGTTTTATCTTGGCCGCTATCTGATGCCGCGCCCGAGTCGCGGGTTCAATATCAACACCCATGACGCCGAGTTTGCACGACGCCAGGCCCATCGCGACCCGTTGCAGTCGCCGGTAATGTCGATCCGCTGGCTCGGGGCCATGGTGGATTGGCTGAAGGTGTTTCCCAAAACCCACCGCAACCGCCGGCCAATTCTGGTGGTGCAGGGGACCGATGACCAGACTGTCGACTGGCGCTACAACATGCGCGTCATTCGCGATCGGTTCCCCAATAGCAAGCGGGTCATCATCCGCGGCGCCCGCCATCAGATGATCAACGAAACCCAGCCCTACCGACAGCAGATTCTCGCCGCCCTCGATGCCTGGCTGGACCAGCCCTGAGGGCGGGTCAAATCGTCTCGTTTCTTTTTAGTCTCTCAGTGCGCGACGCTTGCGCCGCTGCATCAGGGCGTCCACCGAGTAAAAGCCCAGAGCCGTCCACACAAAGATAAAGGTCGCCAGCTTGGCCTGATCAAACGGCTCGTTGTACAGCAGTACCGCGAGGAAAAACATAATCGTTGGCCCAAGGTACTGCAGGAAGCCAAGGGTGGAGAGGTTGAGGCGGCGTGCGGCGATGTTAAACAGCAGCAGCGGTGTCAGGGTAATGGGGCCGGCCAGGAGTAGCAGGCCATTCAGCTCCCAGGAATTGTTCAGCAGGTTGCTGGTGGGGCTGGTGGTCCAGAACAGAAAGCCCACCGCCAGCGGCAGCAAAAACAGGGTTTCCACGGTTAACCCGGTGAGGCTGTCCACCGGTGTTTTCTTGCGCACCAGTCCGTAAAAACCAAACGTCAGTGCAACGCCGAGGGCCACCAGCGGCAGGCTGCCGAACTGCCACAGTTCGTAACCAATACCCAGTGTGGCCAGGGCCACGGCGATCCACTGCAGCGGTCGCAAGCGCTCGCCGAGTACCAGTACCCCAAGCAATACGCTGATCAGCGGGTTGATGTAGTAACCGAGGCTCGCATCCAGCAGGTGGTCATTCACCACCGCCCAGATGAAGATCAGCCAGTTGGTGCTGATCAGTGCGGTGGACACCAGCAGCGCCAGCAGGGTGGTGCGCGAGGTCAGAACCGCGCGCAGCCCCTTCAGTTTGCCCAGTGCCGCCAGCGCCACCAGAGCCAGCAACAGCGACCAGATGCTGCGGTGCGCGAGTATCTCCGGCGCCGAGAGATCGCCCAGCAATTTGAAATAGAGCGGCGCTATGCCCCAGATAAGGTACGCACCCAGGCCGGCCAGCAAGCCTGCAGCGGCGGAATCGGAGTTCTGCTGATTGTTGTGCACGAAGAATAGCCCTGGCTCACAGGCGGCCCGCGCAGCCTGAAACGGTGGTTCGGGAAGACGGAAAACAAGAAACCCGGCGGTGGTGTCACAGGTACACCATCGCCGGGTTTGCGGGAGTCTAACAGACCCGCCGGGAGCCTGTCAGACAGCGGTTTCGGCAGGAATCAGAACAGTACGCGGCAGCGCAGGGTGCCGGGGATGTTCTTCAGTTTTTCCAGCGCCAGGTCGGAGTACTCGGCATCCACGTCGATCACCACGTAGCCCACGGTTTCGTTGGTCTGCAGGAACTGGGCGGAGATGTTGATGCCGTTGTCGGAGAACACCTGGTTGATCGCGCCGAGTACCCCGGGCACGTTCTTGTGGATGTGCAACAGACGGTGCGCGCCAGCGTGGCTCGGCAGGGCGACTTCCGGGAAATTCACCGAGCTGGTGGTGGTGCCGTTGTCGGAGTAGAGCGCCAGCTTGTCGGACACTTCCACGCCGATGTTTTCCTGCGCCTCTACAGTTGAACCGCCCACGTGCGGCGTCAGCAGGGCGTTGTCGATCCCGCGCAGGGGCGACAGGAACTCGTCGTCGTTGCCACGGGGCTCCACCGGGAAAACGTCGATGGCGGTACCGGCGAGGTGGCCGCTTTTCAGTGCTTCTGCCAGCGGTTCGATTTCCACCACGGTGCCGCGGGAGGCGTTCAGCAGAATGGCACCCTTCTTCATTTTGGCGATTTGTTCGGCGCCGATCATCCACTTGGTGGAGGGCAGCTCTGGCACGTGCAGGGAAACCACATCAGACTGGGCCAGCAGTTCGTCCAGGCTGTTGACCTGGCTGGCGTTGCCCAGCGGCAGCTTGGTGACCACATCAAAGAAGATCACCCGCATGCCGATGCCTTCCGCCAGCACGGAAGTTTGCGAACCGATGGCACCGTAGCCGATGATGCCCAGGGTTTTACCGCGGGCCTCGTACGAGCCGACCGCCGATTTCTGCCATCCGCCACGGTGGCAGACCATGTTCTTTTCGGGGATGCCGCGCAGCAGCATGATCGCCTCGGCGATCACCAGTTCAGCTACGCTTCGGGTGTTGGAGTAGGGCGCGTTGAATACCGCGATGCCGAGGTCGGTGGCGGCTTCCAGGTCCACCTGATTGGTGCCGATGCAGAAGCAGCCGACGGCGATCAGCTTGCTGGCGTTCTCCAGCACCTTGCGGGTCAGCTGGGTGCGGGAGCGAATCCCGACAAAATGCGCATCGGCAATCTTCTCGATCAGTTCATCTTCCGGCAGTGCGGTCTTGATATATTCCACATTGGTGTAGCCGCGGGAAGACAGCAGATCCACCGCAGACTGGTGTACGCCTTCCAGTAGCAGAATACGGATTTTGTCTTTCTGAAGAGAAATCTGTGGAGCCATAACGGGTCTCTTGGCCGAGCGCGATGATCAGAGTGTTCGCGAAAGGTTATCGAAATAGGTTTGGAGACCGCCGGGAGCCCGGCGAGGGCGGCATCATACCACAAGGGCTTTACAAAGCTTTATACGCAATTTTTATCCTAGTTATCGAATTTGGTTATGTATAAGCACACTTTTACCTGCAATAGTCCCGTCGATCTCACGTTAAACAAGATAGTGTGCGTCGGGCGCAATTACGCGGCCCACGCCGAAGAGCTGAACAACCCGGTACCCGAGGAGCCGCTGCTGTTTATCAAGCCGGCCACGGCGGCGGTCTCCATGGCGGAGCCGGTACACCTGCCACGGGGGCGGGGCAGCTGTCACTTTGAGGGCGAGCTGGCGCTGTTGATTGGCGCACCGCTGACGGAAGCCAATGCCGCGGATGTGCCGGGTGCCATCGCCGGGCTGGGGCTGGCCCTGGACCTGACCCTGCGCGACTTGCAATCCGCACTTAAAAAGCAGGGCCATCCATGGGAGAAGGCCAAGGGCTTCGATGGCGCCTGCCCCCTGTCCCCCTTTGTAAAACTCGACTGGCTGCCGGACTGGGACAATCTCACCTATACCCTGTGGCTAAACGGTGAAGTCCGCCAGCGCGGCAAATCCAGCCACATGCTCACGCCCATCCTCGATCTGGTGGCCTATATCAGCAGCCACTTTACGTTGCTGCCCGGGGATGTGGTGCTCACCGGCACCCCCGCCGGGGTGGGCGAGCTGTCTGTGGGCGACCGGCTTGCCATGGGGCTGGAAGAGGACTGGCTGCGGGTGGAAACCTCGGTGGTGTGATGGCGGTTCCCGGTGCACTCCCTGTGGGTGTGCGAGGCGGTTAAGGCGTGTTGTGACATAAATGACAGGCTAAGATTGTCCCATTCCAAAACGACCACTAATATGCGCATTTTTGTACTCATTCAGCGGGAAAAGCGATGACAGATCTCAACCAGAAAGCCACCGTTCGCATTCTCACCACCGGCGGCACCATCGAGAAAAGCTACTGCGAATCCGAGGGCACGCTGAAGAATCGCGCCTCGATCATTCGCGACGGCCTTATCAGCAGCCTGCGCCTGCCTTACACCAACCTTGAGCTGGAGAGTGTGCTTAACAAGGACTCGCTGGAAATGGACGACAGCGACCGCGATCAGATCTGTGAGGCCATCGAGCACACCGCCGAACAGGGCGACCCCATCGTTATCCTGCACGGCACCGACACCATGTCCGTCACCGCCGAATACTGCTACGCCAAGCTGGGAACCCCCAAGGTGCCGGTGGTATTCACCGGCGCCATGCGCCCCATGGGCTTCATCGACTCCGACGCCCGCCAGAACGTCACCGAAGCGCTGCTCACCGCGCGCCTGGTGCAGCCCGGCTTCTACATCGCGTTCCACAACCGGGTTTTCCCGATTCCCGGCGCGCGCAAGAACCTCGAAACCGGCACATTCGAGGCGGTCTGAGCCATCGCCGGTCGCCGGCCTTTGATTTGTGATCACATTTTAGGTATAAACTGAATAATCCTTCAGTTATTAAACTCAGACTTCACACGAGGTGTGCCATGACCGACAAGGCAAAGAATAAGCCGACCCCGCAGACGCTTCAGGAGTGGCTCGCCATGGCCGATGCCCTCACCATCGAGGGGCGGGCCTTTATCAATGGCGAGTACGTAGACGCCCTCTCCGGCAAGACCCGCGCTTCCACCAGCCCCGCCGATGGTCGCGAACTGGCGCAGATTGCCAGCTGTGGTCCGGAAGATGCCGAGCTCGCGGTCAAGGTCGCGCGCGACACCTTCGAATCCGGCGTCTGGTCGCACATGCCGCCAATGGAGCGTAAGAAGATCCTGGTGCGCTTTGCCGAGCTGATTGAAGAGCATCGCGAGGAAATTGCCCTGCTGGAAAGCCTCGATGCGGGTAAGCCCATCAGCGATACCATGAATGTGGACGTGCCGAGCGCAGTCACCACCATTCGCTGGAACGCCGAGGCGATCGACAAGATTTACGATGAAATCGCCCCCACCGGCCCTACCGAGATCGGCCTGATCACCCGTATGCCGCTGGGTGTGGTGGCCGCCATCGTGCCGTGGAACTTCCCGCTGTCCACCACTGCGTGGAAGTTGGGCCCGGCGCTGGCCACCGGCAACAGCGTGATTCTGAAGCCCGCGTCCAATACCCCGCTCACCGCCATCAAGCTGGCCGGGCTTGCCAAGCAGGCGGGTCTGCCCGACGGCGTGCTCAACGTGCTGCCTGGCCCCGGTAGCACCCTGGGTAAAGCCCTGGGCCTGCACATGGATATCGACGGCCTGACGTTCACCGGCTCCACCGAAGTGGGCAAGACCCTGACCGAATACTCCGGCCAGTCCAACCTCAAGCGCACCTTCCTTGAGCTGGGCGGCAAGAGCCCGAACATCGTGTTTGCCGACGCCGACCTGGACAAGGCCGCGGAAGCCGCGGCACTGGCAGTGTTCTACAACCAGGGCGAAACCTGCACCGCTGGCACCCGCCTGCTGGTGGAAAAAGGCATTGCCGATACCTTCATCGAGAAGGTGAAAAAAGCCTCCGAGCGTTTCAAGCCCGGTCACCCGCAGGATCCCAACAGTGTGATGGGTGCGCTGATCGACCAGAGCCAGTTCGATACCGTCGAATTCTATGTGGCGAAGGGTCTGGAGCAGGGCGCACAGCTGGTGTGCGGCGGCAAGCCGGCAGATGCGGTTGAGGGCGGTCACTACTACGAGCCGACCATCTTCAGGGGTGTGAACGGCGATATGACCATCGCGCGCGAGGAAATCTTCGGCCCGGTTCTCTCGATTATCGAGTTCGAGGCCGAGGAAGAGGCACTGAAAATCGCCAACGACTCGATCTACGGCCTCGCTTCCGGTGTGTGGACCAAAGATATCAGTCGCGCACACCGCATGGCGCGCGACATCCGTGCCGGTTCTGTGTGGATCAACAACTACTTTGGCGGCGACATTACCGTGCCCTTCGGCGGTTTCAAGCAGTCCGGCAACGGCCGCGACAAGTCCCTGCACGCACTGGACAAGTATTGTGAGCTAAAGTCCACCTGGATCGACATCAGCTGAGGAATCACTGAAAAACTACTGCGCGTGCGCCTGGCGGCGTCCGGCGGTGCTCGGCTTGCTCATGTATGACTTATACACTCCGCTGCCTCCGCTCCGGCGGCCACCACCAGGCACCCGCTCGCTACGTTTTTCAGCGATTCCAGTATGGGTTTGCCACTATTGACTCCTTTGGGCCGCAATCGCGGCCCTTTTTTGTATTCAGCCGGCAGTCAGGCTGGGGGTCGGATAATCAAAATGTGATCTGAGCCGGAGGCGCAGCCCTGCGGCCGGTTTACCATGGCGCCACGACTTTACCGGACGTACCCGAAGGAATTACATGATGAAACGCCTGATCTCTACCCTGCTGGCGACCGCGTTGATCGCGCCGGCCACAGTTGCCTTTGCCAAGCCCGACAAACACGGCGAGCTGCCGCCCGGATTGCAAAAAAAGGTGCAGCGCGGCGGTGAACTCCCGCCCGGCTGGAAGAAAAAGCTCCAACCCGGCTATATTCTTGAAGATGATATCTACCGCCACGCGGTGGTCGTGCACCCGGTAGACGATCGCGGCCTGGTCACCGTGCGTATTGAAGGCGAGCTGGTGCGCCTGGTGCACGCCACCCACGAAATTGTGGATATCCTGCGGCGCTGATTCCGGATCAGACTTGCCCGCGGGCGTTTCTGAGCCTATACCAATGCGTTGAATATCACGGATAGCGGAGTGGGCATGAGCGATTATCACCACGGCTTTTCTGTCAGTATCGAACGCACCGGCAACGAGCGGGTCGTCATGTCCCTGCACGCGCGGGGAAAGCTGCAG
Proteins encoded:
- the rarD gene encoding EamA family transporter RarD yields the protein MHNNQQNSDSAAAGLLAGLGAYLIWGIAPLYFKLLGDLSAPEILAHRSIWSLLLALVALAALGKLKGLRAVLTSRTTLLALLVSTALISTNWLIFIWAVVNDHLLDASLGYYINPLISVLLGVLVLGERLRPLQWIAVALATLGIGYELWQFGSLPLVALGVALTFGFYGLVRKKTPVDSLTGLTVETLFLLPLAVGFLFWTTSPTSNLLNNSWELNGLLLLAGPITLTPLLLFNIAARRLNLSTLGFLQYLGPTIMFFLAVLLYNEPFDQAKLATFIFVWTALGFYSVDALMQRRKRRALRD
- the serA gene encoding phosphoglycerate dehydrogenase, translating into MAPQISLQKDKIRILLLEGVHQSAVDLLSSRGYTNVEYIKTALPEDELIEKIADAHFVGIRSRTQLTRKVLENASKLIAVGCFCIGTNQVDLEAATDLGIAVFNAPYSNTRSVAELVIAEAIMLLRGIPEKNMVCHRGGWQKSAVGSYEARGKTLGIIGYGAIGSQTSVLAEGIGMRVIFFDVVTKLPLGNASQVNSLDELLAQSDVVSLHVPELPSTKWMIGAEQIAKMKKGAILLNASRGTVVEIEPLAEALKSGHLAGTAIDVFPVEPRGNDDEFLSPLRGIDNALLTPHVGGSTVEAQENIGVEVSDKLALYSDNGTTTSSVNFPEVALPSHAGAHRLLHIHKNVPGVLGAINQVFSDNGINISAQFLQTNETVGYVVIDVDAEYSDLALEKLKNIPGTLRCRVLF
- a CDS encoding asparaginase gives rise to the protein MTDLNQKATVRILTTGGTIEKSYCESEGTLKNRASIIRDGLISSLRLPYTNLELESVLNKDSLEMDDSDRDQICEAIEHTAEQGDPIVILHGTDTMSVTAEYCYAKLGTPKVPVVFTGAMRPMGFIDSDARQNVTEALLTARLVQPGFYIAFHNRVFPIPGARKNLETGTFEAV
- a CDS encoding fumarylacetoacetate hydrolase family protein, whose translation is MYKHTFTCNSPVDLTLNKIVCVGRNYAAHAEELNNPVPEEPLLFIKPATAAVSMAEPVHLPRGRGSCHFEGELALLIGAPLTEANAADVPGAIAGLGLALDLTLRDLQSALKKQGHPWEKAKGFDGACPLSPFVKLDWLPDWDNLTYTLWLNGEVRQRGKSSHMLTPILDLVAYISSHFTLLPGDVVLTGTPAGVGELSVGDRLAMGLEEDWLRVETSVV
- a CDS encoding aldehyde dehydrogenase, which gives rise to MTDKAKNKPTPQTLQEWLAMADALTIEGRAFINGEYVDALSGKTRASTSPADGRELAQIASCGPEDAELAVKVARDTFESGVWSHMPPMERKKILVRFAELIEEHREEIALLESLDAGKPISDTMNVDVPSAVTTIRWNAEAIDKIYDEIAPTGPTEIGLITRMPLGVVAAIVPWNFPLSTTAWKLGPALATGNSVILKPASNTPLTAIKLAGLAKQAGLPDGVLNVLPGPGSTLGKALGLHMDIDGLTFTGSTEVGKTLTEYSGQSNLKRTFLELGGKSPNIVFADADLDKAAEAAALAVFYNQGETCTAGTRLLVEKGIADTFIEKVKKASERFKPGHPQDPNSVMGALIDQSQFDTVEFYVAKGLEQGAQLVCGGKPADAVEGGHYYEPTIFRGVNGDMTIAREEIFGPVLSIIEFEAEEEALKIANDSIYGLASGVWTKDISRAHRMARDIRAGSVWINNYFGGDITVPFGGFKQSGNGRDKSLHALDKYCELKSTWIDIS
- the fba gene encoding class II fructose-bisphosphate aldolase (catalyzes the reversible aldol condensation of dihydroxyacetonephosphate and glyceraldehyde 3-phosphate in the Calvin cycle, glycolysis, and/or gluconeogenesis); this encodes MALISLRQLLDHAAEHGYGVPAFNVNNLEQMRAIMEAADETDSPVIVQASAGARKYAGAPFLRHLILAAVEEFPHIPVVMHQDHGTSPAVCQRSLQLGFSSVMMDGSLMEDGKTPSSYEYNVDVTRRAVEMAHACGASVEGELGCLGSLETGMAGEEDGVGAEGKLSHDQLLTDPEEAADFVKQTQVDALAIACGTSHGAYKFTRPPTGDILAIDRIKEIHARIPDTHLVMHGSSSVPQEWLKVINEFGGEIPETYGVPVEQICEGIKHGVRKVNIDTDLRLASTGAVRRFLAQNPAEFDPRKFLKATTQAMKDICLARYESFGTAGNASKIKPISLEAMYQRYEKGELVPKIN
- a CDS encoding alpha/beta hydrolase — its product is MQYHWVMDLLKDFNAIEPTPVIRRPDYSALRKELPALDFACDQPLPGSVASYRTYYHLNFDEAAGTGIGTFKAAGFELVAQYWLVAEPRGTLFICHGYFDHTGIYGAAIRYGLQRGFNVVAVDFPGHGLSSGEPVAIDTFLQYREVLEALLRRAQGKVPEPWHGLGQSTGGATLLSYLQFSLWQPFDKIMLLAPLVRPANWHLRKWMFYLGRYLMPRPSRGFNINTHDAEFARRQAHRDPLQSPVMSIRWLGAMVDWLKVFPKTHRNRRPILVVQGTDDQTVDWRYNMRVIRDRFPNSKRVIIRGARHQMINETQPYRQQILAALDAWLDQP